GCTCATCATGACCACGTCGAGCCCGATTGCCGGCACGACGGCGTCGTTCGATCCGGATCTGCTGTACCAGCTCAAGGTCGACAACAGCGGCGACGCGATCGAAGACTTGGTGTTCCAGGTCACGTTCGACAATGGCGTCGGTGCAGCGCAGAAGTACACGGTGCGTGGCCCCGTTGCCCCGACGATGACCGGCACGAAGTCGTCTCTCGTCACCACCGGCCCGGTGCTCACGGGCACGGTCGGCAGCATCGGCGGCTCGGCCACCGGCACGCAGGTGTTCACGGGCGTGCGCGCGGATCCGTTCGTGATCGATCTCGAGCAGTTCTTCAACATCATTCCGGACCGTCGTCCGTCGACCGGCGCGCTGTCCGGCCCGGCCACGCCGACCGCTACGGCATTCCGTACGCCTGGCATCGACTTCCTGCGTCCGTTCAACACGCTCGCGATCGCCATCGAACTCCCGAAGGCCCTGCTGCAGTCGAACACGGCCGCGACCGCCAACTTCGGCGTCTGGGGCACGATCAGCCGATGAACGCCAATCTCAACTCTCACGGAGCCCTGCGCATGCGCCGCTCACTCGCTACTCGTCTGTTCACCGTCGCGCTTGCCCTTCCGTTGTTCGCTGCGTGCAGCGATGACGACAACGGGGGCACCATCACTGACCCAGTCGTCACCACCCCGCGGGTATACTCGCAGGTCGAACGCCTCGGCAATCCGCTGGTGAGCGAAGTGTTCTTCGCCAAGCGCGATCACGGCTTGCACAACACGACTGCGCCGGCCACCGACATCACGAACGGCTTCCGCACCAAGATCAAGGCGTTCACCGATGCCTTCAATCGTGGCAACACGATCGGCACGACGCTGGGTGCGGTGCTGGTTCCCGACATGCTCATGGTGTATCCGAATCGTGCGGGCACGACCTCGGGTTGGCTGAGCTGGGCGCTGGCCAGTGGCTACGGCGGCCGCAATCTGAAGGACGATGTGGTCGATGCCGGTCTCACGGCGACATTCGGCAACCTGCTCGACCCCGCTGCCACGGTATTGCCCGGCCTGACGTCGGACAACATCAGCACGTCGGTGCGCACGTACGGCACGGCGTTCCCGTATCTCGAAGCGGCGCGATGAATCCCCGGCTGATGATGTGGCCGGCGGTGATTGGTCTCACGATCGCCGGTCTTGGCGGAGTGGCCTACCACCAGGCGATGGCCGTAGATCTTACGGTGCCATCGGCAGTGGGCACCGCGGCCACATCATCAGCAGTCGCCTCGCGCGAGTCAAAGCGTGAGGCGGAGCGGGCGCAACGCGATGTGCAGATCCGCGTTTGGAATGAAGCGCTGGCGGCTGATCCCGTCAGCGCGGTCTCAATGGGACAACTCGCCGCGCTGCACCTGCAACGCGCCCGGGAAAGTGGTGTGTTTGATGAATATCTCACGTCCGAAGCGTTGGCGCGTCGCTCCTTGTCGACGCGCACACGACGCAATGCGGCTACGGCGGTCACGCTGACGAATAGTTTGCTGGCGCAACATCGCTTTACCGACGCGATGGACGTGGCACGTACACTGGTGTCGTGGGAACCCGAGCAGCCGGCCTATCGGGCCTTGCTCGGCGAAGTCGCCATGGAACTCGGTGATGATTCCACAGCCGCGACCATGTTCAACTCGGTATGGACGGCCCGCTCCGGACTGTCGATCGCTCCGCGCGTGGCGCGATGGCTGGAACTGACGAATCACGTCGAGAAGGCACGCCGCGTGTTGAACGCGGCGCGCACGGAGGCATTGGCCCGTCGCGATCTGAGTACCGAGACGAAGGCCTGGTTTCATCTGCGCGTCGGAGATCTCGAGCTGCGTGCGGGTCGTGCCCGGGATGCCGCCACGGCATACCGCGCCGGACTCGCGCTCGATGACCAGGATCCCCGCCTGCTGGCAGCCATGGCGCGACTCGCGGAGCAGCAAGAGCAGCCCGCGGCGGTCATCGCCTGGGGGGAACGTGCCATCGCCGTGCGCATGGACCCGGCCACCCTCGGACTGCTGTCGAAGGCCTACACGACGCTCGGCGACCACGCGAAGGGGCGCGAGTATGCGCAAACGCTGGCGGTGGTCGCATCGGCCCAACAGGGGCCGTATGATCGCGCGTGGAGTCTGTACCTGCTGGATCAGCGGGAGCAGGTCAACACCGTGCTGGAAAAGGCGAAGGCCGAGCTGGAGACGCGACGCGATGTGTACGGGTATGACCTGACGGCGTGGGCGCTGTATCGGGCCGGCCGCTTCAGCGAGGCGCGTGAGATGATGGCGCAGGCGATGCGGCTGAACACGCCGGATCCGCTGCTGCAGCATCACGCCGCGATGATCGCCGCCGCTCCAACGGTCGTGTCGGCGAGCCGCGAGACGGCGGGCCGATAGATGCTCTCTGAACTCGTCAGCTTCGCGGCTCTCGGCTTTCAGCACATCGTCGCCATCGACGCGTTCGATCACATCCTGTTTCTGCTGGTACTGGCGGCGATCTATCGTGGTCGTGACTGGCGCCAAGTGCTCTGGGTGATCAGCGCATTCACGATTGGGCACTCGATCACGCTGGCGCTGGCGGTCACGAACGTGCTGGTACTTCCGCCGCGCCTCGTCGAGTTCCTGATACCGCTGACCATCGTCGCCACTGGCATCGAGAATATCGTGCAGCGCTCCCGCGCCGCCCAGGGCACGTTCTCACGGCATCGCGTGCTGTTCGCCGCGGGGTTCGGCCTGGTGCACGGCGCCGGCTTTGCGGGATACCTGCGCAGTCTGTTTCTCGACTCGATCGCGGTGCCGCTGGTGGGATTCAACCTCGGCATCGAGGCTGGGCAAATCGTCGTGCTCGCCGCGACGGCGGTGCTCTTTCGCCTCGTTGACGGCGGATTGTCGGTCGCTCTGCCGTCGCGCGATCCATTTCCGCTGCGCCTCACTGCAGTGTCACTGGGCGTCACGGTCATCGCCACGGGCTGGGCGTGGCAGCGGTTTCCGCAATGAAACGCGTGGCCGTGGTGCTCCTGATGAGCCTCGCGCTGGCTTCGCCGGCGCGGGCGCATGCCATTCATACCACGCATACCACCGTGACGGCCGACGCGCAGGGCTATACGCTCACGGTGCGAGCCTTCGCTGACGACTTGTCGGCGTCGGTGGCGCGTTTCAGCGGGCGCACGCCGCCGGCTGATTCGTCAGTGCGGGTGCCCGAGTTGGTCGCCTATGCGACGGCGCGATTGACGCCGACGACCGCGGCGGGCAAACCGCTGATCATGCAGTCGTGCGGCGTGAAGCGAATGCAGGATGCGTACGTCCTGTGTTTCCGCCTTGTCACGGCGACACGCACCGCGCCGCTACGGCTGGGCAATCAGATGCTGTCGGAGCTGCACGCCGATCAGGTCAATATTGTGCAATGCGACGTGGCGGGCAGTCGCCGCACCAATCTGTTCACGCGCGGTCGCGCGGCAACGGCCATTGTAGAACGTGGGGTGTGCGCGGCGTCATAACGACGGTCCGCACACACCCCACGCCTTACTCCCTACTTAGTTTTTCGGGTCGAGCATCTTGGCGATCTGATCGCGGGCATCTTCGAGATGCGCCTTGCTCATGCGATCGCTGGTCTTGGCGATGGCTGCAGCGAGATCGGCGTCGAGTGCCCGCATCTCACTCTTTAGGATCGGACGGAAATCCGCCGTGGTGACCGGAGCCGGTGCACCACGGGCGCCAGCTGGCGCCTGCTGAGCCGCCGACGCGGCGGGCGGGTTGATCTTGCTCGCCATCGCTTCGAGGTACACGCGCTGCAGACGACGACGGAAGGCGTCGATCGGTGCGCCCGTTTCGATTTCCTTCCACAGGCCGCGACGGAGATCGGTGAGCATGTCGGCCACCGGATACACTTCACTCTTCGACTTGGCCATCGCTTCCAGCTCGACCATGCGAGCGAGGCGGTCGTTGCTGACCACCGACGCCAGCGAACGCGCTTGTGCGTTGCCGACACGGCTCAAGCTGCCGTTCGACTCGATCTTGCGCGTGATGTTCTCGTCGAGCAGCCACGTGGGCGTGGTGTACGCGTTGTCGAGCAGGAACTGGAGCGCGTCCTTCTGGCGCTTGGGCTCCACGTTCTGCCAGACGACGCCCTTCTGACCCACCAGCTTTTCCTGCTTGTACTCCGAGCCGATGATGCGGGCCACGTGGCCCATCTCGGTGGCCCACTGACCAACGGTGCGGCCGTAGATCTCTTCGAGGTCGTCGTACGTGCTGCCGTCCTTCCACGCCGTGGCCGACTCCAAAATGGCCATCGTGCGCTTGAGGTTCTTCACGCCGAGCGTCGTGGCTTTCACGGCATCGGCATCACCGACCGCTTCCGACTGCTCACCCGGATCTGCACCCTGCGCGCCGCCGTCGTTGGCGAACCGGTACCAGGGGATCGTGTCCTGCATCTTCGACCACTTGTCGAGCGTGGCCTTCTCCGCTTCCGGCGTCTTGGCGTTCGGAATCGGCGAGTAGCCCCACATCACCGCGTACTTGTCGTACGGACCGACCTTCGGGATCAGGTCGTCGAGCGCGATCCCGTCTTCCGGCTGCGCCACGTAGTTGAAGCGTGAGTAGTCCATCAGCGTGGGCGTGTGGCCATTCTTGGCGACCCACGTCTTCGAGCGCACCGAGTCCAGCGGATACATCGAGCTGGCCTTGAAGTTGTGCGGGAAGCCGAGCGTGTGTCCCACTTCGTGCGCCGTCACGTACTCGAGCAAACGGCCGGCGAGTGAGTCGGGGAACGGGAACTTCTGCGCGCGCTTGTCGAGATGGCCGACCTGCGTGAAGTACCACGAGCGACCGAGGTTCATGACGTTGAGATACGTCTGCACGTCGGCGTCGATGATCTCACCGGTGCGCGGATCCTTGAGCGACGGACCGACGGCGTTTTCGGTGGCCGACGGGAGCCAGCGCACCATGGCGACGGTGGCGTCTTCGCCGGAGAAGTCGGGATCGTTGGCCGGTGCTTCGGCGGCGATGATGCCCTTGTAGAAGCCGGCGGCTTCGAAGGCCACCTGCCAGTCTTCGATGCCCTTCTTGATCCACGGCTTCAACCACGCCGGCGTAGCGGGGTCGAGGTAATACGTGATCGGCTTCTTGGGGACGCAGAGATTGCCGACCTTCTTGTCGGAGCACTCAAGGCGCCAGCGCGAGATGTATCGCTTGGTTTCCACGCGCTGTGTGGCGCCGGAGAAGTCACGCTGATTCACGCCGAAGTAGCCCACGCGCTCGTCGAGCAGGCGCGGCTGCATCGGCACGTCGGGCAGCTTGGCGATCGAGAAGGTGTACTTCTCGGTCGTTGGTGCCGTCGCGGCGGCACCTGCACCCGGCGGGCCACCTGCACCGGGCGCTCCGCCCTGCGGCGTGAAGCTCTGTACGGCGGTGACGTTCACGTTGCGCGAATACGCGGCGAAGCGATCGATGTACGAGCGCGCGGCATCGACCGTGGCGCGACGACCGAGTGCGGTGTATTCGGCCACGCCGCCGGTGAACATGCGCGTGACTTCAACGACGGCCGAGCTGTCGGGGCCGTACGCTTCGATGTTGAGCGCGGCGAGAATCTTGGTGACGCCGATCAACTCGGCGGCCATGCGCTGCGACGACGCGGTGTCGGCGATGATGTCGCGGTAATCGGCTTCGCGCACGAAGATGCGATTGTCGCGACGCTCGAAGCGCACGAGGTTGTTGCCGCCCTGCGTGCCACGAATGCCGATCTCGTCGGGCGTGCCGGCGAGCGTGGTGACGATGACGTAATCCTTGCCGAGCTCAGCGCGCGGGATCTCGAAGTAGAGACGGCTGCCGACGGAGTGGACCTTGAACACGCCACTCTTGGTGACGGCGCGCGGCGTGATGACGGTGCCGTAGGGGCGCGGCTGGGGGTCCTGCGCGGCGTTGGCGCCGCCCTGGCCGCCGGGCTGACCACCGCCCTGGGCTCCGCCCTGATTCGGGGCGCCGGCGGGACGACCGCCCGGTGCTGCGGTGGGGGGGGCGGCGTCGGCGCGGGGGGGGGGGCGCGGGGGTCGGCTTCGGGGCGCAGGCGCCGAGCACGAGGCCGGCGGCGGCGATCGACAGTGAAGCGTGTCGCATGCAGTTCAGTTCTCTGGGAGGGGACGTTGCCCGGGGGCGCGTTGTGGCGCACCGGCAGACGCAGTGTAACGCGCGGTGGTGGCGGGGTGCTGACGGGTGGTGGTCCCGGAACTGAAAACTGGCAACTGCCAACCCCTTAGGGAGCAGGGAGGAGGGTGTCAGGGAGGAGGGGGGGGGGGTGAGCCGCGTGCCGTTGCTACTTCCTCCCTCCTCCTGAGACCCTCCTCCCTGCCCCCTAAGCTGTTGGCTGTTATCGCATCACCTGCACCATCCAATCCGCCAACGCGCCCAGCACGTCGCGCCGCACCCGCGTGTCCTTGAGCGCGGTGTAGCCGCCCGGCGCGCCGGAGGGATCAACCAGGAACAGATGATTCGTGGCAGGGAAGTGGCGCAGCGTGACGCGCGTATTGCCGCTCGCCTTGAGAATGGTCGCGATGGAGTCGGCTTGCTCGGGGGTAACCTGCTGATCGGTGTTCCCCTGCAGGATCAGCGTGGGCTGCTTCACGCCACGCAGCGCGGCCGAGGGCTCGGTCCGCATGAAATAGCCCATCCACGGATTGGTGGCGGCGATGGAATCGAGCCCCTTGGGAACGGTGCGGCGAATCGAATCGCGCTGCGCCTCGGTGATCTGCGTAGCCGACTTGATGGCGTTCTCGTTCTGGAATTCTAGGATGCGACGGCCGTTGTAGGCGGGGCCTGCCAACAGCACGACGGCGCGGAGCGTGGGATCCTTGGCGGCCACGAGCGGCGCGATGAGTCCCCCTTCGCTATGTCCGGCGAGCGCGATGCGGGTGCCGTCGACGTCGGAGCGCGTGCGCAGATATGCCACGACGGCCGCCACGTCATCGGCGAAGTCGGCGCTGGTGGCGTTGGCGCGTGATGACGCGCCGCCGCTGGCGCCGACGCCACGATCATCGAAGCGCAGCACGGCGATGCCGCGGCGGCCGAGCGTGTCGGCGATATCGCGGAACGGTGCGTAGTTGCGCACGATGCTGATGCGCGAGTCGCGGTCCTGCGGGCCGCTGCCGCTGATGGTGATTACCACCGGCAGCTTGGCGGCGCCTTTCGGACGCGTGAGCGTGCCGGCCAGCGTGTAACCGCGCGGCGTGGGGATGACCACGTCTTCGGCGGTGTACGGCGCACCGGCCGGCGCACTGTAGTCGATCTTCACTGGCGCTGTCGTCGCGCTGGCGGTGCCAGTGGCGGCGCCACCCGAAACGCCGCTGGCGCGCACCACGCGCAGATTCTGCGCGGGAATGCTCATCTCGCGTGGTCCGCCGTTGGGGTCCCACAGAATGCGCACGTCCATCCCCGCAATCGAGAACACCGTGGTGTCTCCCTGCTCGGTGACGGACGCCGTCATGGTGCGGCCGCCGTTGGTGAGAAACACCGGCAGCGAGGTCTTCTTGGCGCCGCGGGCGTGATCGGCCATCAGCGCACTGTGCAACACCGAGTTGCCCACGAGCGCCACCGCCCCGATGGCACTCGCCAGAGTCTGCTCGCTCGTAGTGCCATTCGCTGAGATGGTGAGCTTGGCGCTGTCACCGACCATGTTGACCACGACGTTCTGGGTCGGGAGCCCGGACGTCGGCGCGCCGGGTGCAAACACGGACAATGTGAGGCGCCCGGGCGTGGTGTTCACGTGCTGCTGCTCCCAGCGAATCACCGGTGCCCCGCGCATGGTGAGCAGCCCCACGATCGATGATGGACCGGGTGTGACCACTTCCGTGCCGAGCGTGTCGATGCTGCGCAGATACACGAAGTGGAAGGCGGGCGCGGGTTGGGCGCGCAGCGAGGTGGCCAGGACGGCGCCAAGCACGAGCGCCACCGCCGCGGCCAGCAGTGCGATGATGCCGGCGCGACGCGAGCGATTGAAGATGACGTGCAGCATTGAGGAGTACCGTGCGAGTTATGAGGACTCGTGGTCGATATCGTCGACCGGGGTGTTGCGATCAGCCGGCGCCTGCTTCGACACGCGTCCGGCATCCCGGAGCGCGCGCCGCAGCAGAAATTCGATCTGTCCGTTGAGACTGCGCAGGTCATCGTTGGCCCAACGCTGGACTGCGTCGAGCACATCGCGGTCCACGCGAATGAGGAATGACTTGCGTTCAGCCATGAGACGTCGCTCCCGTGCTCAGGAGTACAGTGTCCCGGTGTTGACCACCGGATGTACTGAACGATCGGAGCAGAGCACGACGAGCAAATTGCTGACCATCGCCGCTTTGCGTTCGTCGTCGAGCGTGACGATCTGGCGAGACGACAGCGCGTCGAGCGCCATTTCGACCATGCCCACGGCGCCCTCCACGATCGTCTGTCGCGCCGCCACGATTGCGCTGGCCTGCTGGCGTTGCAGCATGGCCGCCGCGATCTCGGGAGAGTAGGCCAAGTGGCTGATGCGCGCTTCGATCACTTCGACGCCGGCCGTGGCGAGCCGGTCGTGCAACGCTTCGAGCAGGCCCTTGGAGATTTCCGTCGGGTGCGTACTGAGGGCGATCGCGTCGTCGCCATGGTGGTCATAGGGATACGACGACGCCAAGGCGCGCACCGCTGATTCGCTCTGCACGGCGACGTACTGCACGTAGTCGTTCACCTCGAAGATGGCCTCGGCGGTGTCGATCACCTTCCAGACCACGATGGCACCGATCTCGACGGGATTCGAGCGCGCGTCGTTCACCTTGAGCTTGTTGGTCTCGAAGTTCCGGATGCGCAGCGAGACGGCCTTCTTGCTCATGAACGGGTTCGTGAACCAGAGCCCCGGCGTCTTGACGGTGCCTTTGTAATTGCCGAACAGCGTGAGGACCTTGCCTTCGTTGGGCGCGACCGTGAACAGGCCGGGCATGCAGAGAAACGCGAAGAGCAGAATGACCAAGCCGATGGCGACCTCGAACCCGCTGTCACCGCGTGCGCCATTGGCGAAGACATAGCCGCCGGCGATGACGGCGACGACGAGCAGGAGCGCCATGAGGATGCCAGGGGATGGCTTGGCCTGGATTTCGCGGAACATTATGTAAACCTCTGTGGAGGGGTTTGGTATTGAAGTGATATCACTTCAGTATCGCCGTACGCAATGAGGAGGGAGCGGGTTTCAACGTTGGGGCTGGGGGCTGTGGGCCATCGGCCATGGGCCATCGGCCATGGGGTTCCTTCAGTACTCAGCTCTGAGTTCTCAGGGAGGCCCACAGCCCACAGCCCAAGGCCCAAGGCCCATGGCCCCCATGGCCCATGGCCCATGGCCCACCGTCCCCCTCCCCCCGCCGTCCGAAAAAAAACCAGTCTTGCTTCCGACGGAATGCGGAGCAATAGTCGCGAGGATAGCCCCGTCCCCCGTACTCGGAGAGCATGTCGTGAAACGATTTAGCCCACGGATGGCACTGGCTGCCGCCGTCTTCATTCCTAGTGTCACCGCCGGTGCGCAAGCCGCGCGTCCCGTCGCCCGCGCCACCGCACGTCCTGCGGCGATTGCGCCACTGGCTGCCCCCTTCGACACGGGCGCCCTTTCGGCCGTCAAGTGGCGCGAGATCGGTCCCTATCGCGGCGGCCGCTCGGCGGCGGTGGCCGGAAGCGTGGCCCGTCCCAACGAATACTGGATGGGAACCGTCGGCGCCGGCGTCTTCAAGACGGTCGACGGCGGTGATACGTGGGTGCCGATGAGCGACAAATATTTCGGCGGCACGATCGGCAGCATCGGCGTGGCCCCCAGCAATCCCGATGTCGTGTACGTGGGCGGCGGCGAGTTCACGATTCGCGGCAACGTGTCGCATGGTGACGGTGTGTGGAAGACCACCGACGGTGGCCGTAGCTGGACGAACATCGGCCTGAACGACACGCGGCAGATTTCTCGCGTGCTGGTGCACCCCACCAATCCCGAGGTCGCCTATGTCGCGGCACAGGGGCATGCGTGGGGCCCGAATGCCGAACGTGGCGTGTTCCGCACCAAGGACGGCGGGAAAAACTGGACGAAGGTGCTGTTCCGCGACGACTCGACCGGCGCGGCGGACCTCGCGATGGATCCCAGCAATCCGAACGTGCTCTACGCCGGCTTCTGGCAGATGCATCGCAAGCCGTGGATGCTGGTGTCGGGCGGCAAGGGCTCCGGGCTCTTCAAGAGCACCGACGGTGGCGACACATGGACCGACATCACCAAGCACAAGGGTCTGCCGGCCGGGCTGTGGGGCAACATCGGTATCACGGTGAGCGGGGCGAATACGCAGCGCATTTACGCGCTTATCGAAGCCGATGAGGGCGGCGTGTTCCGCAGCGACGACGGCGGTGGCACGTGGGCGCGCGTGAACGATGAACGCAAGCTGCGTCAGCGCGCGTGGTACTACTCCAAGATCTACGCCGATCCGAAGAACGCCGACATCGTGTACGCCAGTAACGTGCAGTTTCAGGTGTCGCGCGATGGTGGCAAGACGTGGAGCAACATCAATGCGCCGCACGGTGACTCGCACAATCTCTGGATCGCGGGCGACAACGGCGATCGTATGATCGAAGCGAACGACGGCGGTGCCAACGTGAGCACCGACGGCGCGAAGACGTGGACGGCGCAGGACTTTGCTACCGCGCAGTTCTATCATGTCACCACCACGAACCACTTCCCGTACAAGATCTGTGGTGCGCAGCAGGACAACAGCACGCTCTGCGGACCGTCGCGGGCAGCGGGTGGCATTACGATGGATATGTGGCAGGATGCGGGTGGTGGCGAGTCGGGCTTCATTGCGGCGCTGCCGAACAATCCGGACATCGTGTTCGCCGGCAGCTACGGCGGCTTCCTCACGCGCAAGGATATGCGCACCGGACTCGCACGTGACGTCAATCCATGGCCGCTCAATCCGATGGGTCACTCGGCCATCGACTCGAAGTACCGCATGCAGTGGACCTTCCCGATCGCCGTAAGCCCGCACGACGCGAAGACGATCTACGTGGGTTCGAACGTGCTGTTCAAGACCACGAATGAAGGCGACAGCTACACCGCGATCAGCCCCGACTTGTCGCGCAACGATCCGCGCACGCTCGGTCCGTCGGGCGGCCCGATCACGAAGGACCAGACGGGCGTGGAAACGTATGGCACCGTGTTCGCGATTTCGGAGTCGCCGGTGACGAAGGGTGTCATCTGGGCCGGTACCGACGACGGCACGGTGCACATCACGCGGAACGGCGGTGTGTCATGGACGAACGTCACGCCACCGCTGCTCAAGGAGCGCGAGTGGTCGCGCATCTCGATCATCGATGCGTCGCACTTCAATGCCGGTGTGGCGTATGTGGCCGCGAACCGCTTCCAGATGGACGACAACGAGCCGTACCTGTTCAAGACCGCCGACTTCGGCAAGACGTGGTCGCGCATCGACAACAGCGGCAAGGCCAACGGGATTCCGGCGACCGAGTTCACGCGCGTGATCCGCGAAGACGAAGTGCGTCCGGGGCTGCTGTTCGCCGGCACCGAGCGCGGCATCTACGGGTCGCTCGATGACGGGGCGACGTGGTTCTCGATGCGTCGCAACATGCCGATCGTGCCGGTGCACGATCTGGCCATCAAGGAAGGCGACCTCATTGCCGCCACGCATGGTCGCTCGTTCTACGTGATCGACGACATCACCCTGCTGCGTCAGCTCACGGCGAGTGCGATGGCCGAGCGCGCGCACCTGTTCACGCCGCGCGCGGCGTACCGCATCAACTGGGGCGGCGGCTTCAACCCGGGTGGTGGCAACGGCTCACCGGTCGGCGCCAACCCGCCCAACGGCGCGATCGTGTACTACTGGCTCAAGTCGCCGGCCAACAAGGTCACAATCGAGTTCAAGGATTCCACGGGTCGCACCGTGCGTACGTTCTCGAGCGACACGGCGGGCGCGGGCGCAGCGGGCGCCCCGGCTGGCGG
This region of Gemmatimonas groenlandica genomic DNA includes:
- a CDS encoding WD40/YVTN/BNR-like repeat-containing protein; translation: MKRFSPRMALAAAVFIPSVTAGAQAARPVARATARPAAIAPLAAPFDTGALSAVKWREIGPYRGGRSAAVAGSVARPNEYWMGTVGAGVFKTVDGGDTWVPMSDKYFGGTIGSIGVAPSNPDVVYVGGGEFTIRGNVSHGDGVWKTTDGGRSWTNIGLNDTRQISRVLVHPTNPEVAYVAAQGHAWGPNAERGVFRTKDGGKNWTKVLFRDDSTGAADLAMDPSNPNVLYAGFWQMHRKPWMLVSGGKGSGLFKSTDGGDTWTDITKHKGLPAGLWGNIGITVSGANTQRIYALIEADEGGVFRSDDGGGTWARVNDERKLRQRAWYYSKIYADPKNADIVYASNVQFQVSRDGGKTWSNINAPHGDSHNLWIAGDNGDRMIEANDGGANVSTDGAKTWTAQDFATAQFYHVTTTNHFPYKICGAQQDNSTLCGPSRAAGGITMDMWQDAGGGESGFIAALPNNPDIVFAGSYGGFLTRKDMRTGLARDVNPWPLNPMGHSAIDSKYRMQWTFPIAVSPHDAKTIYVGSNVLFKTTNEGDSYTAISPDLSRNDPRTLGPSGGPITKDQTGVETYGTVFAISESPVTKGVIWAGTDDGTVHITRNGGVSWTNVTPPLLKEREWSRISIIDASHFNAGVAYVAANRFQMDDNEPYLFKTADFGKTWSRIDNSGKANGIPATEFTRVIREDEVRPGLLFAGTERGIYGSLDDGATWFSMRRNMPIVPVHDLAIKEGDLIAATHGRSFYVIDDITLLRQLTASAMAERAHLFTPRAAYRINWGGGFNPGGGNGSPVGANPPNGAIVYYWLKSPANKVTIEFKDSTGRTVRTFSSDTAGAGAAGAPAGGRRGVAADAAPTNKVGMNTFSWNLRESDATTFNGLIMWAGVLTGPLVLPGNYSVRLLVDGAPVSETKLLVKKDPRSDATAADLVAQYKMLMQIRDRTTDANDAVRTVRYVRSQAVSRSKEVGADSAQYAQLVKSLDTKISEMEAQIYQVKNQSGQDPLNYPIKVNNQIAALAGVVGSTEARPTKQSVVVYDTLSKELEVYLVELRKAYKELLPPIDEILKKHGLPAIEVKAGDVQTPRRIGAEEETTGM